Proteins from a genomic interval of Polaribacter sejongensis:
- a CDS encoding L-threonylcarbamoyladenylate synthase, with amino-acid sequence MAEFIKIYNENPNQKEIDKVVAVLKRGGLVIYPTDTVYGLGCDITNNKALEKIAQIKGVKLEKANFSFICNNLSHLSDYVKQIDSATFKVLKRALPGPYTFILPGSNNLPKVFKKKKTVGIRIPDNNIIRTLVEALGNPIVSTSIRDEDEILEYTTDPELIFEKWSKRVDIVIDGGYGDNQGSTIIDFTDGYPEVIREGKGSLDIL; translated from the coding sequence ATGGCAGAATTTATAAAAATATATAATGAGAATCCAAACCAAAAAGAAATAGACAAAGTTGTTGCTGTTTTAAAACGTGGCGGTTTGGTTATTTATCCAACCGATACTGTCTATGGTTTAGGTTGCGATATTACCAATAATAAGGCTTTAGAAAAGATAGCTCAGATAAAAGGCGTAAAATTAGAAAAAGCAAATTTTTCTTTTATTTGCAATAATTTAAGCCATTTGTCAGATTATGTAAAGCAAATAGATAGTGCTACCTTTAAAGTTCTTAAGAGAGCATTACCAGGTCCTTATACCTTTATTTTACCTGGAAGTAATAACTTACCAAAAGTCTTTAAAAAGAAGAAAACGGTAGGTATTCGTATTCCAGATAATAATATTATTAGAACTTTAGTAGAAGCTTTGGGTAACCCAATTGTATCTACTTCTATTAGAGATGAAGATGAAATTTTAGAATATACTACAGATCCAGAATTAATCTTCGAAAAATGGTCTAAGAGGGTAGATATTGTTATTGATGGCGGATATGGAGACAATCAAGGATCTACAATTATAGATTTTACAGATGGATATCCGGAAGTAATAAGAGAAGGTAAAGGAAGTTTAGATATTTTGTAA
- a CDS encoding SRPBCC family protein, with protein sequence MPKIHLETIINIADIDIVFNLIRSIDLHKISTKNSKEEAIAGKTSGLISLNETVTWRAKHLGFTQELTSIITDFEAPTFFADEMVHGAFKSFRHEHFLERKGDKVIVKDIFDFTSPFGVLGKIADFIFLKKYMQQFLIERNKVIKYYAESGKWREVLEKELL encoded by the coding sequence ATGCCAAAAATTCACTTAGAAACCATTATTAATATAGCTGATATTGATATTGTTTTCAATTTAATTAGAAGTATCGATTTACATAAAATTTCTACAAAAAACTCTAAAGAAGAAGCAATTGCTGGTAAAACTTCTGGTTTAATATCACTTAATGAAACAGTAACTTGGCGAGCTAAACATTTAGGTTTTACCCAAGAATTAACTTCTATTATAACAGATTTTGAAGCACCAACTTTTTTTGCTGATGAAATGGTTCATGGAGCTTTTAAAAGCTTTAGACATGAACATTTTCTTGAACGGAAAGGGGACAAAGTGATTGTAAAAGATATTTTTGACTTTACTTCACCTTTTGGGGTTCTTGGAAAAATTGCTGATTTTATTTTTCTTAAAAAATACATGCAACAATTTTTAATTGAAAGAAATAAGGTGATAAAATACTATGCAGAGTCTGGTAAATGGAGAGAAGTTTTAGAAAAGGAATTACTTTAG
- a CDS encoding DUF1569 domain-containing protein → MKNIFEKEITNDVIKRINNLSATTNPTWGKMSVSQMLAHCAVSYEMVFTEKYPKPNAFTKWILKMIVKNIVVSEKPYAKNGRTASQFIIADDKEFEVEKKNLVDYIIKTQELGETHFEGKESNSFGKLTAVEWNNSFYKHLDHHLTQFGV, encoded by the coding sequence ATGAAAAATATTTTCGAAAAAGAAATTACAAATGACGTAATTAAAAGAATCAATAATTTATCGGCTACAACAAATCCAACTTGGGGAAAAATGTCTGTATCTCAAATGTTAGCGCATTGTGCTGTTTCTTATGAGATGGTTTTTACAGAAAAATATCCTAAACCAAATGCTTTTACCAAATGGATTTTAAAGATGATTGTTAAAAATATTGTTGTTTCAGAAAAACCTTATGCTAAAAATGGAAGAACTGCATCTCAATTCATTATTGCTGATGATAAAGAATTTGAAGTAGAAAAGAAAAATTTAGTAGATTACATTATTAAAACCCAAGAATTAGGAGAAACTCATTTTGAAGGTAAAGAGTCTAATTCTTTTGGTAAACTAACTGCGGTAGAATGGAATAATTCATTTTATAAACATTTAGACCATCACTTAACTCAATTTGGAGTTTAG
- a CDS encoding alpha-amylase family glycosyl hydrolase, giving the protein MKKITLLLLLITTLSYSQVQNATFSVSPTTFNESDDITITVSGITAASWGVSEIYLWSWSYDINDANAMDSPTNGSWTNSNEAQKLTNNSNGTYSITFKPSTFYNRTGLGRIGMLVKAKDGSGDKKTQDQYFEVGAYQLTLNAPTTTTTILNSGETLPIAATTSLASNFSLKANGVVINQQNNTSTYNYTPTVTENTTFILEATNNGEIKSTTFKVIVKPTVSEAPVPAGMKDGINLNPSDNTKATLVFYAPEKEFIHLIGSFNNWEINNAYLLKKDSATDRFWIELTNLTPQTDYTYQYIINADLRVADPYSTVILDEYNDQYINATTYPNLPSYPTGETNHAVTLLRTGDANYVWQTTNFTKPEKTDLVIYELLIRDFDALHSYDAVKARLDYLEELGINAIEFLPVMEFDGNESWGYNPSFHMALDKYYGNKTSFKQFIDECHKRGIAVIIDVAFNHASGQNPYYRMYNTDNGGYGGQANSDSPFFNPTATHSYSVFNDFNHSKQAVKDYVKRVSQYWIDEYKIDGFRWDLTKGFTQNCVSGDACTNAYQQDRVDVLKEYADDQWEIDPNFYIIFEHLGTNEEETEWVNYKLDEGKGIMVWGNHNHQYNQATMGYGTEADFSWISYKNRGWSVPANVSYMESHDEERLMYKNVQFGNASGSYNVKDLNTALAREALAGAFYFTVPGPKMIWQFGELGYDISIEENGRTGNKPILWNYLDNVNRKNLKETWSKLIQLKLQYEIFETSDFTLDVGNANGLNTIHLTDASASDIQNITIIGNFGVTTQSISPTFQQTGTWYNLLEDNTTITVTNTTASISLAPGEFKVYANNPASLSSDDFTLDDKNSMKLYPNPAKTHFVLSDKTNEVTIFDITGKQVKSFSKEAIDSNYFEVSAFKKGVYFIRIKDVNNQILTKKLILN; this is encoded by the coding sequence ATGAAAAAAATTACACTACTTTTATTATTAATAACTACTCTAAGCTATAGTCAGGTACAAAATGCTACCTTTTCGGTTTCTCCTACTACTTTTAACGAGAGCGATGATATAACCATTACAGTCTCAGGTATTACAGCTGCTTCTTGGGGAGTTTCAGAGATCTATTTATGGTCTTGGTCTTATGATATCAATGATGCAAACGCTATGGATTCTCCAACAAATGGAAGTTGGACGAACTCTAACGAAGCTCAAAAGCTAACAAACAATAGCAATGGTACTTATTCAATAACATTTAAACCATCAACTTTCTATAATAGAACTGGTTTAGGACGTATTGGTATGTTAGTTAAAGCTAAGGATGGTTCTGGAGATAAGAAAACTCAAGACCAATACTTTGAAGTTGGTGCTTATCAACTAACTTTAAATGCTCCTACAACGACTACAACAATATTAAATTCTGGAGAAACATTACCAATTGCTGCAACAACTTCGTTAGCATCAAACTTTAGCTTAAAAGCAAATGGAGTTGTTATTAATCAACAAAATAACACATCAACATACAACTACACTCCTACCGTTACAGAAAATACTACCTTTATTCTAGAAGCTACAAATAACGGAGAAATTAAAAGCACAACATTTAAAGTAATTGTAAAACCAACGGTTTCAGAAGCACCTGTTCCTGCAGGAATGAAAGACGGAATTAATTTGAATCCATCAGACAATACAAAAGCTACTTTGGTTTTTTATGCTCCCGAAAAAGAGTTTATTCACCTAATTGGTAGTTTCAACAATTGGGAAATTAACAATGCCTATTTACTTAAAAAAGACAGTGCTACAGATCGTTTTTGGATAGAACTTACAAATTTAACTCCGCAAACAGATTACACGTATCAATACATCATCAATGCAGATTTAAGAGTTGCAGACCCATACTCTACTGTAATTTTAGATGAATATAACGATCAATATATAAACGCAACAACCTATCCTAATTTACCAAGTTATCCTACAGGAGAAACCAACCACGCAGTTACTTTATTAAGAACTGGAGATGCAAATTATGTTTGGCAAACTACTAACTTTACAAAACCAGAAAAAACAGACTTGGTTATTTATGAGCTTTTAATAAGAGATTTTGATGCCTTACATTCTTATGATGCTGTAAAAGCAAGATTAGATTATTTAGAAGAATTAGGTATTAATGCCATCGAGTTTTTACCTGTCATGGAATTTGATGGCAACGAATCTTGGGGTTACAACCCTTCTTTTCATATGGCTTTAGACAAATATTATGGCAACAAAACTTCTTTTAAACAATTTATAGATGAATGTCATAAAAGAGGAATTGCTGTAATTATAGATGTTGCTTTTAATCATGCTTCTGGTCAAAATCCATATTATAGAATGTACAATACAGACAATGGTGGTTATGGCGGACAAGCAAATTCAGATAGCCCTTTTTTCAACCCAACTGCAACACATTCTTACAGTGTTTTTAATGATTTTAATCACTCGAAACAAGCTGTAAAAGATTATGTAAAAAGAGTTTCTCAATATTGGATTGATGAATATAAAATTGATGGTTTTAGATGGGATTTAACCAAAGGATTTACTCAAAATTGTGTTTCTGGAGATGCTTGTACAAATGCATATCAGCAAGACCGAGTAGATGTTTTAAAAGAATATGCTGATGATCAATGGGAAATAGACCCTAATTTTTATATTATTTTTGAACATTTAGGTACCAACGAAGAAGAAACTGAATGGGTGAATTATAAATTAGATGAAGGAAAAGGAATTATGGTTTGGGGCAACCACAATCATCAATACAACCAAGCGACTATGGGGTATGGTACTGAAGCCGATTTTTCTTGGATTTCTTACAAAAACAGAGGTTGGTCTGTACCTGCAAATGTTAGTTATATGGAAAGCCATGATGAAGAGCGTTTAATGTATAAAAACGTACAATTTGGTAACGCTAGCGGAAGCTACAATGTTAAAGACTTAAATACAGCATTAGCTAGAGAAGCATTAGCGGGCGCTTTTTATTTTACAGTTCCTGGACCAAAAATGATTTGGCAATTCGGAGAATTAGGATATGATATTTCTATAGAAGAAAATGGTAGAACAGGAAATAAACCAATTTTATGGAATTACTTAGACAATGTTAATAGAAAGAATTTAAAAGAAACTTGGTCTAAATTAATTCAATTAAAACTGCAATATGAAATTTTTGAAACTTCAGATTTCACTCTAGATGTTGGTAATGCTAACGGATTAAATACAATTCATTTAACAGATGCATCTGCCTCAGACATACAAAACATTACTATTATCGGTAATTTTGGTGTAACCACGCAAAGTATTTCTCCTACTTTTCAACAAACAGGTACTTGGTATAATTTATTAGAAGATAACACTACAATAACAGTTACAAATACAACTGCTAGTATTTCGTTAGCTCCAGGTGAATTTAAAGTGTATGCAAATAACCCGGCTTCTCTTTCTTCGGATGATTTTACGTTAGACGATAAAAACTCTATGAAACTGTACCCTAATCCAGCTAAAACACACTTTGTTCTTTCTGATAAAACTAATGAAGTTACCATTTTTGATATTACCGGAAAACAAGTAAAATCGTTTTCTAAAGAAGCAATAGACAGCAATTACTTTGAAGTATCAGCCTTTAAAAAAGGTGTTTATTTTATTAGAATTAAGGATGTAAATAACCAAATTCTTACTAAAAAATTGATTCTAAACTAA
- the holA gene encoding DNA polymerase III subunit delta: protein MNEIKDIVSDIKKGIIKPIYFLMGDEPYYIDKISDYIEEHILEEAEKGFNQQVMYGRDASIEDIVSAAKRYPMMAERQVIIVKEAQDLSRNIEKLVAYAENPQPTTVLVFNYKYKKLDKRKKLHKAIAKTGLIYESKKLYENQVSDWIRRVLSGKKYKIEPKASQMLVEFLGTDLSKISNELDKLMLILPKESIISDKHIEDNIGISKDFNNFELRKAVGEKDIVKANRIINYFAENPKNNPLVMTISLLNGYFTQLLSFHGLKDKSKSSVAKTLGVNPYFVDEYFLAARNYPMRKVAQIIAFLRDADVKSKGVGASQSQKDILKELLFKILH from the coding sequence ATGAACGAAATAAAAGACATTGTTTCAGATATAAAGAAAGGAATTATAAAGCCAATTTATTTTTTAATGGGTGATGAGCCTTATTATATTGATAAAATTTCTGACTATATAGAAGAACATATTTTAGAGGAAGCCGAAAAAGGGTTTAATCAGCAAGTAATGTATGGTAGAGATGCAAGCATAGAAGATATTGTTTCTGCTGCAAAACGTTACCCAATGATGGCCGAAAGACAGGTTATAATTGTTAAAGAAGCCCAAGATTTAAGTAGAAATATAGAAAAGTTAGTTGCTTATGCAGAGAATCCGCAACCAACCACTGTTTTAGTTTTTAATTATAAGTATAAAAAACTTGACAAGCGTAAAAAACTGCACAAAGCAATTGCTAAAACAGGTTTAATTTATGAAAGTAAAAAACTGTATGAAAATCAGGTTTCAGATTGGATTCGTAGAGTTTTAAGTGGTAAAAAGTATAAAATAGAACCCAAAGCATCTCAGATGTTAGTAGAGTTTTTAGGAACAGATTTAAGTAAAATTTCTAACGAGTTAGATAAATTAATGCTAATTCTGCCTAAAGAATCTATTATTAGTGATAAGCATATTGAAGACAATATTGGTATTTCTAAAGATTTTAACAATTTTGAATTGCGAAAAGCAGTAGGAGAGAAGGATATTGTAAAAGCCAATAGAATTATAAATTACTTTGCAGAAAACCCAAAGAACAATCCTTTGGTAATGACCATTTCTTTGTTGAATGGGTATTTTACCCAACTCCTTTCTTTTCATGGTTTAAAAGACAAGTCTAAAAGTTCTGTAGCAAAAACATTAGGTGTTAATCCTTATTTTGTTGATGAATATTTTTTAGCTGCAAGAAATTATCCAATGCGTAAAGTGGCACAAATAATTGCCTTTTTAAGAGATGCAGATGTAAAAAGTAAAGGTGTTGGCGCAAGTCAATCTCAAAAAGATATATTAAAAGAATTATTGTTTAAAATATTACATTAG
- a CDS encoding glycosyltransferase family 2 protein produces the protein MKIAIVILNWNGQKLLEQFLPSVIAFSSKEAAIYIADNASTDSSVTYVKENFPTVKVIENTINGGYAKGYNDALQSIDADIYCLLNSDVEVTENWLDPIKNVFKNEENTAIIQPKLLDFKDKTKFEYAGAAGGFIDLYGYPYCRGRLFNQLEKDNGQFNDEATIFWASGACLFIRSKVFHQLGGLDEDYFAHQEEIDLCWRAQNRGFKIKYVGSSTVYHVGGATLEETNPHKTYLNFRNSLLNIVKNVPKRWFLFVLFSRLILDGIAGLKFLLELKPVHTLAIVKAHFSVYKNFFKFLKKRRVLQKKQDYNLHTSIVWQYFALGRKKFDELK, from the coding sequence TTGAAAATAGCAATCGTCATATTAAATTGGAATGGTCAAAAACTGTTAGAACAGTTCTTGCCATCCGTTATAGCTTTTAGTTCTAAAGAAGCTGCTATTTATATAGCAGACAATGCCTCTACAGATTCTTCTGTTACCTATGTAAAAGAAAATTTCCCAACGGTTAAAGTAATAGAAAATACTATAAATGGTGGATATGCAAAAGGATATAATGATGCTTTGCAATCTATAGATGCAGATATTTATTGTCTTTTAAATTCTGATGTTGAGGTTACAGAAAATTGGTTAGATCCTATAAAAAATGTTTTTAAAAATGAAGAAAACACCGCTATTATTCAACCAAAATTATTGGATTTTAAAGACAAAACGAAGTTTGAATATGCAGGCGCTGCCGGTGGTTTTATAGATTTATATGGCTATCCTTATTGTAGAGGACGTCTATTTAATCAATTAGAAAAAGACAACGGGCAATTTAATGATGAAGCTACTATTTTTTGGGCTTCTGGTGCATGTTTATTTATTCGCTCTAAAGTATTTCATCAACTAGGTGGTTTAGATGAAGATTATTTTGCGCATCAAGAAGAAATAGATTTGTGCTGGCGAGCACAAAATAGAGGTTTCAAAATAAAATACGTGGGCTCTTCAACCGTATATCATGTTGGCGGAGCTACTTTAGAAGAAACAAACCCTCATAAAACATATTTAAACTTTAGAAATAGCTTACTGAATATTGTAAAAAACGTTCCTAAAAGATGGTTTCTATTCGTTCTTTTTTCGCGTTTAATTTTAGACGGAATTGCAGGTTTAAAGTTTCTATTAGAATTAAAGCCTGTTCACACTTTAGCTATTGTTAAAGCTCATTTTAGCGTTTATAAAAACTTCTTTAAATTTTTGAAAAAACGTAGAGTTTTACAAAAAAAACAAGATTACAATTTACATACAAGTATTGTTTGGCAATACTTTGCGTTGGGTAGAAAAAAGTTTGACGAACTAAAGTAA
- a CDS encoding SusE domain-containing protein yields MKKIINSLFALIIVSIGFTSCEDINDRVIINPDVAATTALIIQETAPIVLLEENQTEIALHTTWTAPDFGFDAVPTYKILIDLASGDFSSAETIEIGDKLEKSFTTLELNSIALALGAEADVASDLSIKLQGFIGNQLLINTNLQTINVTPYSSILDLSTTWGIIGSAANDWGATPDLPFYTTSTAGVLVAYVTLIDGEIKFRENSDWDNNFGDDGADGTLDAGGSNIAVESGAYKITMNLNSNTYKIEDFSLGIVGSAYNNWGETPDFALTYDSYSDQFRGIVKLLDGEMKFRMNNDWGTAYGEGAAGFLDASGGNIATTAGRYIVTVNLNDLSYSLEPIEDIWGLVGEATPNGWDGPDVLFTRDWSQPNDDIWVLNKVTLIDGEYKFRSNGAWALNYGDDNADGILDNGGANLVATAGTYSFVLNFTDPENPTYTIN; encoded by the coding sequence ATGAAAAAAATAATAAATTCATTATTCGCTCTTATTATTGTATCAATTGGTTTTACCAGTTGTGAAGATATTAATGACAGAGTAATCATAAACCCGGATGTAGCAGCTACAACAGCGTTGATTATTCAAGAAACTGCACCTATTGTACTTTTAGAAGAGAATCAGACTGAAATTGCTCTACATACAACTTGGACAGCACCAGATTTTGGTTTTGATGCAGTGCCAACGTATAAAATTCTGATAGATTTAGCTTCAGGAGATTTTAGTAGTGCAGAAACCATAGAAATTGGTGATAAATTAGAGAAATCATTTACAACTTTAGAATTAAATTCTATTGCATTGGCATTGGGTGCAGAAGCAGATGTTGCTTCAGATTTGTCTATAAAACTACAAGGCTTTATTGGCAATCAATTGTTAATTAATACAAATTTGCAAACCATTAATGTAACTCCATACTCTAGTATTTTAGACTTATCTACTACATGGGGAATCATTGGTTCTGCTGCTAATGATTGGGGTGCAACTCCAGACTTACCATTCTATACAACCAGTACTGCAGGTGTTTTAGTTGCTTACGTTACTTTAATTGATGGAGAAATTAAATTTAGAGAAAATAGTGATTGGGATAATAATTTTGGAGATGACGGTGCAGACGGAACTTTAGATGCTGGTGGAAGTAACATCGCTGTTGAGTCTGGTGCTTATAAAATTACCATGAACTTAAATAGCAACACTTATAAAATAGAAGATTTCTCTTTAGGTATTGTTGGTTCTGCTTATAATAATTGGGGAGAAACTCCAGATTTTGCTCTTACTTACGATTCTTATTCAGATCAATTTAGAGGAATTGTAAAGTTATTAGACGGTGAAATGAAGTTTAGAATGAATAATGATTGGGGTACCGCTTACGGAGAAGGTGCTGCAGGGTTCTTAGATGCATCTGGAGGTAATATTGCTACTACAGCTGGTAGATATATTGTTACTGTAAACCTAAATGATCTATCTTATTCTTTAGAACCAATAGAAGATATTTGGGGACTTGTAGGAGAAGCAACTCCTAATGGATGGGATGGTCCAGACGTATTATTTACAAGAGATTGGTCTCAACCAAATGATGATATTTGGGTCCTAAATAAAGTAACACTTATAGATGGTGAATATAAATTTAGATCTAATGGAGCATGGGCTTTAAATTATGGTGATGACAATGCTGATGGAATTTTAGATAACGGAGGAGCTAATTTAGTAGCCACTGCTGGTACATATTCTTTTGTATTAAACTTTACAGATCCAGAAAACCCAACGTATACAATAAATTAA
- a CDS encoding type I restriction enzyme HsdR N-terminal domain-containing protein, protein MQKLNLPSYNFKLKSSENKTLIFDKLRKKYMVLTPEEWVRQHYVSFLIDEKKYPVSLIALEKQLTINNRKKRTDILVFNKEGNHEIIVECKAPSIKITQDTFDQIARYNLKLKANYLIVTNGLEHFYCRMDFEKETYIFLKDIPDYK, encoded by the coding sequence ATGCAAAAACTTAACCTACCTTCTTATAATTTCAAACTCAAAAGTAGCGAAAATAAGACGCTTATTTTTGATAAACTGAGAAAAAAATATATGGTTTTAACTCCAGAAGAATGGGTACGTCAACATTATGTATCTTTTTTAATAGATGAAAAAAAATATCCAGTTTCTTTAATTGCCTTAGAAAAGCAATTAACCATTAATAATCGTAAAAAAAGAACAGATATTTTAGTTTTTAATAAAGAAGGAAATCATGAGATTATTGTAGAATGCAAAGCACCTTCTATTAAAATCACACAAGACACTTTCGATCAAATTGCACGATATAATTTAAAGTTAAAAGCCAATTACTTAATTGTTACCAATGGTTTAGAACATTTTTATTGTAGAATGGATTTTGAAAAGGAAACCTATATTTTTTTAAAGGATATTCCTGACTACAAATAA